One Nyctibius grandis isolate bNycGra1 chromosome 17, bNycGra1.pri, whole genome shotgun sequence genomic window carries:
- the MFAP2 gene encoding microfibrillar-associated protein 2 translates to MRALGLFLLGLPALLVQGQYSRFEGITYPEPVQYSQYDQQSEIQDYYDYHDVTPRAPEEQFRYQSQQQSQQEIVPAPTPAAAPETEPTEPGPLDCREEQYPCTRLYSVHKPCKQCLNEICFYSLRRVYVINKEICVRTVCAHEELLRADLCRDKFSKCGVMATSGLCQTVGASCARSCGGC, encoded by the exons CGCTCCTGGTCCAGGGCCAGTACAGCAGGTTTGAAGGCATCACCTACCCCGAGCCCGTACAATATTCCCAGTATGACCAGCAATCAG AAATTCAGGATTACTACGACTATCACG ATGTGACCCCCCGGGCCCCCGAGGAGCAGTTTCGGTACCAGTCCCAGCAGCAATCCCAGCAGGAGATCGTGCCGGCCCCGACCCCAG CTGCTGCCCCCGAGACCGAACCCACGGAGCCAGGACCCCTCG ACTGCCGGGAGGAGCAGTACCCCTGCACCAGGCTCTACTCCGTGCACAAGCCCTGCAAGCAGTGCCTGAATGAGATCTGCTTCTACAG cctccGTCGCGTTTACGTGATCAACAAGGAGATCTGCGTCCGCACCGTGTGCGCCCACGAAGAGCTGCTGCGAG CCGATCTCTGCCGCGACAAGTTCTCCAAGTGCGGGGTCATGGCCACCAGCGGGCTCTGCCAAACCGTGGGCGCATCCTGCGCCCGGAGCTGCGGcgggtgctga